One stretch of Cellulomonas wangsupingiae DNA includes these proteins:
- a CDS encoding MATE family efflux transporter, whose product MAPAHPPPRHPDRPAGVDRQILALAVPALGALVAEPLFVLVDSAMVGHLGTDALAGLALASTVLVTVVGLCVFLAYATTAAVARRLGAGDLRSALQTGVDGMWLALGLGLVLAAATWAAAPWLLGALGADGAVATQAVSYLRWSVPGLPGMLLVLAATGALRGLQDTRTPLVVAASGAVANAALNAVLIYGAGLGIAGSGLGTALAQLGMAAWLVVVVVRGARGTGARLTPAAGGIWANARAGVPLLVRTASLRLAILLTVWTATGLGATALAGHQVVNAVWGLTAFALDALAIAAQALVGHALGARDVARTRAVLRRTLQWGVGAGAVMGLLIGLLAPVYVRVFTPDADVQRAAVAGLVVAAVALPMAGWVFVLDGVLIGAGDGRFLAWAGVATLVAYVPAALAVHAWAPSGAAGLAWLWVAFAGLFMAARAVTTGLRARGTSWMVVGD is encoded by the coding sequence GTGGCTCCCGCGCATCCCCCACCGCGTCACCCCGACCGGCCCGCGGGCGTCGACCGCCAGATCCTCGCCCTCGCCGTCCCCGCGCTGGGCGCCCTGGTGGCCGAGCCGCTGTTCGTCCTCGTCGACTCCGCGATGGTCGGGCACCTGGGCACCGACGCCCTCGCGGGGCTCGCGCTCGCGTCGACCGTCCTCGTCACGGTCGTCGGTCTGTGCGTCTTCCTCGCCTACGCCACCACCGCCGCCGTCGCACGCCGCCTCGGCGCCGGGGACCTGCGGAGCGCGCTGCAGACGGGCGTCGACGGCATGTGGCTCGCCCTCGGCCTCGGTCTCGTGCTGGCGGCCGCGACGTGGGCCGCCGCACCCTGGCTCCTCGGCGCGCTGGGCGCCGACGGGGCGGTCGCGACGCAGGCCGTCAGCTACCTGCGCTGGTCCGTGCCCGGGCTGCCCGGCATGCTGCTCGTCCTGGCCGCCACGGGCGCGCTGCGCGGCCTGCAGGACACGCGCACGCCGCTGGTCGTCGCCGCGTCGGGCGCGGTGGCCAACGCCGCCCTGAACGCCGTGCTCATCTACGGTGCCGGGCTCGGCATCGCGGGCTCGGGCCTGGGGACCGCGCTCGCGCAGCTCGGCATGGCGGCGTGGCTCGTCGTCGTGGTCGTGCGGGGCGCGCGGGGCACCGGAGCGCGCCTGACCCCCGCCGCGGGCGGCATCTGGGCCAACGCGCGCGCCGGCGTCCCGCTGCTGGTCCGCACGGCGTCCCTGCGGCTGGCCATCCTGCTGACCGTCTGGACGGCCACCGGGCTGGGGGCGACCGCCCTCGCCGGCCACCAGGTCGTCAACGCCGTGTGGGGCCTCACCGCCTTCGCGCTCGACGCCCTCGCGATCGCCGCGCAGGCGCTCGTCGGGCACGCGCTCGGCGCCCGGGACGTCGCCCGCACCCGCGCGGTGCTGCGCCGCACGCTGCAGTGGGGCGTCGGCGCCGGCGCGGTGATGGGCCTGCTGATCGGGCTGCTGGCGCCGGTGTACGTCCGGGTCTTCACCCCCGACGCCGACGTCCAGCGCGCGGCCGTCGCCGGCCTCGTGGTCGCCGCCGTCGCGCTCCCGATGGCCGGGTGGGTGTTCGTCCTCGACGGCGTGCTCATCGGAGCCGGTGACGGCCGGTTCCTCGCCTGGGCGGGGGTCGCGACGCTGGTCGCCTACGTCCCGGCCGCCCTCGCGGTGCACGCGTGGGCGCCGTCGGGGGCCGCCGGGCTGGCCTGGCTGTGGGTCGCCTTCGCGGGCCTCTTCATGGCGGCGCGCGCCGTCACGACGGGCCTGCGCGCACGCGGGACGTCCTGGATGGTCGTGGGCGACTGA
- the rplI gene encoding 50S ribosomal protein L9, which produces MAKIILTHEVTGLGAPGDIVEVKDGYARNYLIPRSLATPWTKGAEKDVSAIRRARKAREIATLDDAKAVRDSLQANPVTVSAKSGESGRLFGAVTTAEIAAAIKAAGAPAVDKRKIEVAQAIKSTGEYTVKVRLHPEVSADVTVKVVSV; this is translated from the coding sequence ATGGCGAAGATCATCCTGACCCACGAGGTCACCGGTCTCGGTGCACCTGGCGACATCGTCGAGGTGAAGGACGGGTACGCCCGTAACTACCTCATCCCGCGCAGCCTGGCCACGCCGTGGACCAAGGGTGCCGAGAAGGACGTGTCCGCGATCCGTCGTGCCCGCAAGGCCCGCGAGATCGCCACGCTCGACGACGCGAAGGCCGTGCGGGACTCCCTGCAGGCCAACCCCGTCACCGTCTCGGCCAAGTCCGGCGAGTCGGGTCGTCTGTTCGGTGCCGTCACGACGGCCGAGATCGCTGCCGCGATCAAGGCCGCCGGTGCCCCGGCCGTCGACAAGCGCAAGATCGAGGTCGCCCAGGCGATCAAGTCGACCGGCGAGTACACGGTGAAGGTCCGCCTGCACCCCGAGGTGTCGGCGGACGTGACCGTCAAGGTCGTGTCCGTCTGA
- the rpsR gene encoding 30S ribosomal protein S18: MAKPVVRKPKKKQNPLKAAKIDTVDYKDTALLRKFISDRGKIRARRVTGVSVQEQRQIARAVKNAREMALLPYSSSAR, from the coding sequence ATGGCCAAGCCCGTCGTCCGCAAGCCCAAGAAGAAGCAGAACCCCCTCAAGGCCGCCAAGATCGACACGGTCGACTACAAGGACACGGCTCTGCTCCGCAAGTTCATCTCCGACCGCGGGAAGATCCGCGCGCGCCGAGTGACGGGCGTCTCCGTGCAGGAGCAGCGCCAGATCGCCCGTGCCGTCAAGAACGCACGCGAGATGGCTCTCCTGCCGTACTCGTCGTCGGCTCGCTGA
- a CDS encoding single-stranded DNA-binding protein encodes MAGETTITVIGNLTGDPELRFTPSGAAVANFTVASTPRTFDRQSNEWKDGETLFLRCSIWREAAESVAESLTKGTRVIVQGRLSQRSYETREGEKRTVYELQVDEVGPSLRYATAKVTRTQRSGGGNFGGGGSGGGGGGFGGGGFSGGGSSSGGGQTDDPWATPAGGGSGGGYSDEPPF; translated from the coding sequence ATGGCCGGCGAGACCACCATCACGGTGATCGGGAACCTGACCGGGGACCCGGAGCTGCGCTTCACCCCGTCCGGTGCCGCGGTCGCGAACTTCACGGTCGCGTCCACGCCCCGCACGTTCGACCGCCAGTCCAACGAGTGGAAGGACGGCGAGACGCTGTTCCTCCGCTGCTCGATCTGGCGTGAGGCGGCCGAGTCCGTCGCCGAGTCCCTCACCAAGGGCACCCGCGTCATCGTGCAGGGCCGGCTCTCGCAGCGGTCGTACGAGACCCGCGAGGGCGAGAAGCGCACCGTGTACGAGCTGCAGGTCGACGAGGTCGGCCCGTCGCTGCGGTACGCGACCGCCAAGGTCACCCGGACCCAGCGCTCCGGCGGTGGCAACTTCGGTGGCGGTGGCAGCGGCGGTGGTGGCGGCGGCTTCGGCGGTGGCGGCTTCAGCGGCGGTGGCTCGTCCTCCGGCGGCGGCCAGACCGACGACCCGTGGGCGACGCCCGCGGGTGGTGGGTCCGGCGGCGGCTACTCCGACGAGCCCCCGTTCTGA
- the rpsF gene encoding 30S ribosomal protein S6, with product MSLRQYEIMIILDPEIEERTVAPSLDKYLTVVKTDGGTVDKVDVWGRRRLAYDIQKKAEGIYAVVDFTASPATAKELDRQLGLNEVVLRTKVLRREA from the coding sequence ATGAGCCTGCGTCAGTACGAGATCATGATCATCCTCGACCCCGAGATCGAGGAGCGCACCGTCGCCCCGTCGCTCGACAAGTACCTGACGGTCGTCAAGACCGACGGTGGGACTGTCGACAAGGTGGACGTGTGGGGCCGTCGTCGCCTCGCGTACGACATCCAGAAGAAGGCCGAGGGCATCTACGCCGTCGTCGACTTCACCGCGTCGCCCGCCACGGCCAAGGAGCTGGACCGTCAGCTCGGCCTCAACGAGGTCGTCCTGCGTACGAAGGTCCTGCGCCGCGAGGCCTGA
- a CDS encoding penicillin-binding protein produces the protein MAASKRRAAPSRARRSTRRTASESAPQESRGFWNYPRREHTGLHRWLPSWRVVLGTFIGGMFLVLGAGAAAFAFIDPPSPLAEAKFETTTVYFAGDQPGQPGPVMGTFAEQRREIVDYGTLPAHIGQAVAAGEDKTFFTNRGVSITGMARAFINNIQGKPTQGGSTLTQQYVERYYQNTTTDYLGKAKEAILAIKIAQSESKEEIMGRYLNTIYFGRDSYGIQAAAKSYFGKNAAELTVSEAAMLAALIPSPNNWDPAVAPEKSQQRWGLVLDSMVDSGWLSAEERAAQTFPATIPFQQSETYRGPNGFLLEMVENELLATKMWTAGELRTRGLDIITTIDPAVQHMAVESAEALRAGQLSDGEPPNERLRVSVVSVDPATGGIVALYGGPDYLTDAKNTATFDEIQAGSTFKPFTLVTALQQGISLSKKYDGSSPQRFPEWDGGKVDVQNYGNKGAGTIDLVEATANSVNTVYAALNIEVGPENTAKTAEAAGITTPLTTVPSNVLGSDHVRPLDMAGAYATFAAQGVRRAPHILQVVLDNDDQVAWQPDTTGTNAFPADVMADATYAMTQVVERGSGKAQINKLDRPIAGKTGTSSFNKSAWFVGYVPQLATAVALSQQGQDGKSLDTISEWGDYKEITGSSYPAVLWADYMGKVFTHPKYQEVQDFPARANIGGKATPTPTQTETATPEPTPEEPAQPADVQVPGGLVNRTEADASGVLQGAGLVAAVVTEQSQTVPKGRVIRAEPGEGATLPAGSTVTLVVSSGPPPPPQPSPTPAPSTSPSAPPVEPPGGGEDAGGGA, from the coding sequence TTGGCAGCCAGCAAGCGCCGTGCAGCGCCGTCGCGCGCCAGGCGATCGACGCGTCGCACCGCGTCCGAGTCCGCCCCGCAGGAGTCCCGCGGGTTCTGGAACTACCCCCGCCGGGAGCACACCGGGCTGCACCGGTGGCTGCCCTCGTGGCGCGTGGTGCTGGGCACGTTCATCGGCGGGATGTTCCTCGTGCTGGGTGCCGGCGCGGCGGCGTTCGCGTTCATCGACCCGCCGTCCCCGCTCGCCGAGGCGAAGTTCGAGACGACGACCGTGTACTTCGCCGGTGACCAGCCCGGCCAGCCCGGTCCCGTCATGGGCACCTTCGCCGAGCAGCGGCGCGAGATCGTCGACTACGGGACGCTGCCCGCGCACATCGGCCAGGCCGTCGCCGCGGGCGAGGACAAGACCTTCTTCACGAACCGCGGCGTGTCGATCACCGGCATGGCCCGCGCCTTCATCAACAACATCCAGGGCAAGCCGACGCAGGGCGGGTCGACGCTGACCCAGCAGTACGTCGAGCGCTACTACCAGAACACCACGACGGACTACCTGGGCAAGGCCAAGGAAGCGATCCTCGCGATCAAGATCGCGCAGAGCGAGTCCAAGGAAGAGATCATGGGCCGCTACCTGAACACGATCTACTTCGGTCGTGACTCGTACGGGATCCAGGCCGCCGCGAAGTCCTACTTCGGCAAGAACGCCGCCGAGCTCACGGTCTCCGAGGCCGCGATGCTCGCCGCGCTGATCCCGTCGCCCAACAACTGGGACCCCGCCGTCGCGCCCGAGAAGTCCCAGCAGCGCTGGGGCCTGGTGCTCGACTCGATGGTCGACTCGGGGTGGCTCAGCGCCGAGGAGCGGGCCGCGCAGACGTTCCCGGCCACGATCCCGTTCCAGCAGTCCGAGACGTACCGCGGCCCCAACGGCTTCCTGCTCGAGATGGTCGAGAACGAGCTGCTCGCCACCAAGATGTGGACGGCCGGCGAGCTGCGCACCCGTGGCCTCGACATCATCACGACCATCGACCCCGCCGTGCAGCACATGGCGGTCGAGTCCGCCGAGGCGCTGCGGGCCGGCCAGCTGTCCGACGGCGAGCCGCCCAACGAGCGGCTGCGCGTCTCCGTGGTGTCCGTGGACCCGGCCACCGGCGGGATCGTGGCCCTGTACGGCGGCCCGGACTACCTGACGGACGCGAAGAACACGGCCACGTTCGACGAGATCCAGGCCGGTTCGACGTTCAAGCCGTTCACGCTCGTCACCGCTCTGCAGCAGGGCATCAGCCTGTCGAAGAAGTACGACGGCAGCTCCCCGCAGCGGTTCCCCGAGTGGGACGGCGGCAAGGTCGACGTGCAGAACTACGGCAACAAGGGCGCGGGCACGATCGACCTGGTCGAGGCCACCGCCAACTCCGTGAACACGGTGTACGCCGCGCTCAACATCGAGGTCGGGCCCGAGAACACGGCCAAGACGGCCGAGGCGGCGGGCATCACGACGCCGTTGACGACGGTGCCGTCCAACGTGCTGGGCTCCGACCACGTGCGTCCCCTGGACATGGCCGGTGCCTACGCGACGTTCGCCGCGCAGGGCGTGCGCCGCGCCCCGCACATCCTGCAGGTGGTCCTCGACAACGACGACCAGGTCGCGTGGCAGCCCGACACGACGGGGACGAACGCGTTCCCGGCCGACGTCATGGCGGACGCCACCTACGCGATGACGCAGGTCGTCGAGCGGGGGTCCGGCAAGGCCCAGATCAACAAGCTCGACCGGCCGATCGCCGGCAAGACCGGGACGTCGTCCTTCAACAAGTCGGCGTGGTTCGTGGGGTACGTGCCGCAGCTGGCGACGGCCGTGGCGCTGTCCCAGCAGGGTCAGGACGGCAAGTCGCTCGACACGATCAGCGAGTGGGGCGACTACAAGGAGATCACCGGGTCGTCGTACCCCGCGGTGCTCTGGGCGGACTACATGGGCAAGGTCTTCACGCACCCGAAGTACCAGGAGGTGCAGGACTTCCCGGCACGCGCCAACATCGGCGGCAAGGCCACTCCGACGCCCACGCAGACCGAGACCGCCACCCCGGAGCCCACGCCCGAGGAGCCCGCGCAGCCGGCCGACGTGCAGGTGCCGGGCGGGCTGGTGAACCGGACCGAGGCGGACGCCTCCGGCGTCCTGCAGGGTGCGGGCCTCGTGGCCGCCGTGGTCACCGAGCAGTCGCAGACGGTGCCCAAGGGCCGCGTCATCCGTGCGGAGCCCGGCGAGGGCGCGACGCTCCCGGCGGGGTCCACCGTGACGCTCGTCGTCTCCAGCGGTCCGCCGCCACCGCCGCAGCCCAGCCCCACACCGGCGCCCAGCACCAGCCCGAGCGCGCCCCCGGTCGAACCGCCGGGCGGCGGCGAGGACGCGGGCGGCGGAGCCTGA
- a CDS encoding PadR family transcriptional regulator, with the protein MRGRSDVLEPAILGLLAESPMHGYELRKRLNLVLGSFRALSYGSLYPCLKGLADRGWIVGTEAPSDRAVASKRARIVYELTADGKEHLQEVLSSSGPATWEDENFDVRFAFFAQTDAETRLRILEGRRTRLTERLETVRQSFARTRERMDEYTLELQRHGLEQVEREVRWLDDLIDNERGVRRARPEGGGRPAAAADDAEGISEARNEKERG; encoded by the coding sequence GTGCGCGGACGTTCAGACGTGCTCGAGCCCGCCATCCTCGGCCTGCTCGCCGAGTCCCCCATGCACGGGTACGAGCTGCGCAAGCGCCTCAACCTCGTGCTCGGGTCGTTCCGCGCCCTGTCGTACGGCTCGCTGTACCCGTGCCTCAAGGGGCTCGCGGACCGCGGCTGGATCGTCGGCACCGAGGCGCCCAGCGACCGCGCCGTGGCCTCCAAGCGCGCACGCATCGTCTACGAGCTCACCGCCGACGGCAAGGAGCACCTCCAGGAGGTGCTCTCCTCGTCCGGCCCGGCCACGTGGGAGGACGAGAACTTCGACGTACGGTTCGCGTTCTTCGCCCAGACCGACGCCGAGACGCGGCTGCGCATCCTCGAGGGGCGGCGCACCCGGCTGACCGAGCGGCTCGAGACGGTCCGGCAGTCGTTCGCCCGGACCCGCGAGCGCATGGACGAGTACACGCTCGAGCTCCAGCGCCACGGTCTCGAGCAGGTCGAGCGCGAGGTCCGCTGGCTGGACGACCTCATCGACAACGAGCGCGGCGTACGTCGCGCTCGCCCCGAGGGCGGTGGCCGGCCGGCCGCCGCTGCAGACGACGCCGAGGGCATCTCCGAGGCGCGAAACGAGAAGGAGCGAGGATGA
- a CDS encoding inositol-3-phosphate synthase — protein sequence MTSIRVAIVGVGNCAASLVQGVHYYRDADPQGKVPGLMHVQFGDYHVRDIEFVAAFDVDAKKVGFDLSEAIFSSENNTIKISDVPPLGVTVSRGHTLDGLGKYYSETIEESDAEPVDVVQTLKDLQVDVLVCYLPVGSEAAAKFYAQCAIDAGVAFVNALPVFIASDPEWAAKFEAAGVPIVGDDIKSQVGATITHRVLARLFEDRGVILDRTYQLNVGGNMDFKNMLERERLESKKISKTQAVTSNLTDGPLAGKKDDRNVHIGPSDYVAWLDDRKWAYVRLEGRAFGEVPLSLEYKLEVWDSPNSAGIIIDAVRAAKIAKDRGIGGPLLSASTYFMKSPPVQTEDTEGRVKVEAFIRGELER from the coding sequence ATGACCTCCATCCGCGTCGCCATCGTCGGCGTCGGCAACTGTGCCGCGTCGCTTGTCCAGGGTGTGCACTACTACCGGGACGCCGACCCGCAGGGCAAGGTCCCCGGCCTGATGCACGTGCAGTTCGGCGACTACCACGTCCGCGACATCGAGTTCGTGGCCGCGTTCGACGTGGACGCCAAGAAGGTCGGCTTCGACCTGTCCGAGGCGATCTTCAGCTCGGAGAACAACACGATCAAGATCTCCGACGTCCCGCCGCTCGGTGTGACGGTGTCGCGCGGTCACACGCTCGACGGCCTCGGCAAGTACTACTCCGAGACGATCGAGGAGTCGGACGCCGAGCCCGTCGACGTCGTCCAGACGCTCAAGGACCTGCAGGTCGACGTCCTGGTCTGCTACCTGCCCGTCGGCTCCGAGGCCGCCGCGAAGTTCTACGCGCAGTGCGCCATCGACGCGGGCGTCGCCTTCGTCAACGCGCTGCCCGTGTTCATCGCGTCGGACCCCGAGTGGGCCGCGAAGTTCGAGGCCGCCGGCGTCCCGATCGTCGGCGACGACATCAAGTCGCAGGTCGGCGCGACCATCACGCACCGCGTGCTCGCGCGCCTCTTCGAGGACCGCGGCGTCATCCTGGACCGCACGTACCAGCTGAACGTCGGCGGCAACATGGACTTCAAGAACATGCTCGAGCGCGAGCGCCTGGAGTCCAAGAAGATCTCCAAGACGCAGGCCGTCACGTCGAACCTCACCGACGGCCCGCTGGCCGGCAAGAAGGACGACCGCAACGTCCACATCGGCCCGTCGGACTACGTCGCGTGGCTCGACGACCGCAAGTGGGCGTACGTGCGCCTCGAGGGCCGCGCGTTCGGCGAGGTGCCCCTGAGCCTGGAGTACAAGCTCGAGGTCTGGGACTCCCCGAACTCGGCCGGCATCATCATCGACGCGGTGCGCGCGGCGAAGATCGCCAAGGACCGTGGCATCGGCGGCCCCCTGCTGTCGGCGTCGACGTACTTCATGAAGTCCCCGCCGGTGCAGACCGAGGACACCGAGGGCCGCGTCAAGGTCGAGGCCTTCATCCGCGGCGAGCTGGAGCGCTGA
- a CDS encoding RNA polymerase sigma factor — translation MSQGWAPMLDRLVQERYGGLVAYATVLTGDRAQAQDVVHDALVSTFSARASFGSVPQAEAYVRRAVASRFVDGTRRRARERTAVVRLAHATAEDTELRSEMLDADVAAALGSLSPQQRACVVLRHLDDVSVRDTARLLGISEGAVKRHVSDGVATLDALLGTRSAPDAEASSVTLVDRRGGAS, via the coding sequence GTGAGCCAGGGATGGGCGCCGATGCTCGACCGGCTCGTGCAGGAGCGGTACGGCGGGCTCGTGGCGTACGCGACCGTGCTCACGGGTGATCGCGCGCAGGCCCAGGACGTGGTGCACGACGCGCTGGTGAGCACGTTCAGCGCCCGGGCGTCGTTCGGGTCGGTGCCGCAGGCCGAGGCGTACGTGCGCCGGGCGGTGGCGTCCCGGTTCGTGGACGGCACGCGCCGCCGGGCCCGCGAGAGGACCGCGGTGGTGCGTCTGGCGCACGCCACCGCCGAGGACACCGAGCTGCGCTCGGAGATGCTCGACGCGGACGTCGCGGCCGCGCTCGGCTCGCTGTCGCCCCAGCAACGGGCGTGCGTCGTGCTGCGGCACCTCGACGACGTGTCCGTACGGGACACCGCACGTCTGCTCGGCATCAGCGAGGGGGCCGTCAAGCGGCACGTCTCGGACGGCGTCGCGACCCTCGACGCCCTGCTGGGCACCAGATCGGCTCCGGACGCCGAGGCGTCGTCCGTCACGCTCGTCGACCGTCGAGGAGGTGCGTCATGA
- a CDS encoding type IV toxin-antitoxin system AbiEi family antitoxin domain-containing protein, giving the protein MSSSVVRSVGSVPGASMLLSGRGAASARRVDVGGIPALRELGDALRATVVRQDGVATTAQLAAGGVERSVVARRVRSGHWQRAVRGVVVLQSGPPTWRQLARAALLAAGPGAALSHRSAGFVHGLLRDPGSGFVVSVPAQRYVVARPGLTVRRRRTMPRSSGSLRSVDIFGTVLDLVHETADDDAVVAVLCDAARLRVPTSQVVDEAAGRTGLRHRALLLDVLGDPTARVESPLEHRYDRDVERAHGLPRSLGQVADRVDGRRIRSDRRYAAWGVRVELDGRLVHAGRVDADVWRDNAVRVERGDVTLRYRWRHVAGAPCATAAQLAAALRARGWPGSPARCSPDCRVGVQGSWS; this is encoded by the coding sequence GTGAGCTCGTCCGTGGTGCGCTCGGTGGGGTCGGTCCCCGGGGCGTCGATGCTGCTGTCCGGCCGTGGCGCGGCGTCGGCGCGGCGGGTCGACGTCGGCGGGATCCCGGCGCTTCGGGAGCTGGGCGACGCGTTGCGTGCGACCGTCGTGCGGCAGGACGGTGTCGCGACGACCGCGCAGCTCGCCGCCGGCGGCGTCGAGAGGTCGGTCGTGGCTCGCCGCGTGCGCAGCGGCCACTGGCAGCGGGCCGTGCGCGGCGTGGTCGTGCTGCAGTCCGGCCCGCCGACGTGGCGTCAGCTCGCCCGGGCGGCCCTGCTGGCCGCCGGTCCGGGCGCCGCCCTGTCGCACCGGTCGGCCGGGTTCGTGCACGGTCTCCTGCGCGACCCGGGCAGCGGCTTCGTCGTGAGCGTCCCGGCGCAGCGGTACGTCGTCGCCCGGCCAGGGCTGACCGTGCGACGGCGACGGACGATGCCGCGCTCGTCCGGCTCGCTGCGCAGCGTGGACATCTTCGGCACGGTGCTCGACCTCGTCCACGAGACGGCCGACGACGACGCGGTCGTCGCAGTGCTGTGCGACGCGGCGCGGCTGCGCGTGCCGACCTCCCAGGTGGTCGACGAGGCCGCGGGGCGCACGGGCCTGCGCCACCGTGCCCTCCTCCTGGACGTGCTCGGCGACCCGACGGCGCGGGTCGAGTCCCCGCTGGAGCACCGGTACGACCGTGACGTCGAGCGGGCCCACGGGCTGCCGCGCTCGCTCGGCCAGGTGGCGGACCGCGTCGACGGCCGACGGATCCGCTCCGACCGGCGGTACGCCGCCTGGGGTGTGCGGGTCGAGCTCGACGGCCGGCTCGTGCACGCCGGCCGCGTCGACGCCGACGTGTGGCGCGACAACGCCGTGCGCGTCGAACGCGGCGACGTGACCCTGCGGTACCGCTGGCGCCACGTGGCGGGTGCCCCGTGCGCGACCGCCGCCCAGCTCGCCGCGGCCCTGCGCGCCCGCGGCTGGCCCGGCTCACCTGCCCGCTGCTCCCCCGACTGCCGGGTGGGTGTGCAGGGTTCGTGGTCCTGA
- a CDS encoding sigma-70 family RNA polymerase sigma factor: MARSWERLLDEVARERYPRLLARAALLVTTRADAEDLVQDALVATFAGRARFTSVGEAEQYVRRAIVTRSIDRARTAAAERRAVERRVSWPDPADELVPTGLDRDIVEALQTLSVRQRACVVLRHVDDLSVEQTATALGLSAGAVKRYTSDGTARLQARLGTPALTGGTVPVELIPAPEVRRD, translated from the coding sequence GTGGCCAGGAGCTGGGAACGGCTGCTCGACGAGGTGGCGCGGGAGCGCTACCCCCGGCTGCTGGCGCGCGCGGCGCTGCTCGTCACGACGCGCGCGGACGCGGAGGACCTCGTGCAGGACGCGCTCGTGGCGACCTTCGCGGGGCGGGCACGGTTCACGTCGGTCGGGGAGGCCGAGCAGTACGTGCGGCGCGCGATCGTGACCCGGTCCATCGACCGGGCACGGACGGCCGCCGCCGAGCGCCGCGCCGTCGAACGTCGCGTGTCCTGGCCCGACCCCGCCGACGAGCTCGTGCCGACAGGCCTCGACCGCGACATCGTCGAGGCCCTGCAGACCCTGTCGGTGCGGCAGCGCGCGTGCGTCGTCCTGCGGCACGTCGACGACCTGTCCGTCGAGCAGACCGCCACCGCTCTGGGCCTGAGCGCGGGGGCCGTCAAGAGGTACACGTCCGACGGCACCGCGCGCCTGCAGGCGCGCCTCGGGACCCCCGCGCTCACCGGTGGCACCGTCCCCGTCGAGCTGATCCCCGCACCGGAGGTGCGTCGTGACTGA
- a CDS encoding MFS transporter — protein sequence MQVISDLRALWPLTGFRRLFAVRLVSQASDGMFQIGLATLFFFSPENASTATGVAAAFAVLLLPFTIVGPWAGVLLDRWRRRQVLLYGNLVRVALTLVIATIMLTSGVGPAVYVLALVTLSVNRFLLAALSASLPKVVDGPLLLTANSLTPTLGAAAAGVGGALGFVLGLLLPTGRVRDAACLLVAAAVMGCASALATRLAPDQLGPDQRAAGSDVRAALGELARGLVAGARYLVARRTPAYALGIMALHRFCYGAVFIASILISRNLLSDPADAAAGLATFGSVLAASAVGFALAVVLTPVLSPRVGPHVWIVLCLLLAVVSQLVLVVNVSLPAVLLAGGALGLAAQGAKIAVDTIVQHDTADAYRGRAFSLYDVMYNAAFVGAAALAAVALPDTGWSPVLFAALAAVYLAGAITFARGPRTPAVVEAPVVGAPT from the coding sequence GTGCAGGTGATCTCCGACCTCAGGGCCCTGTGGCCCCTGACCGGCTTCCGCCGGCTCTTCGCCGTCCGCCTGGTCAGCCAGGCGTCCGACGGCATGTTCCAGATCGGGCTCGCCACCCTGTTCTTCTTCTCGCCGGAGAACGCGTCGACGGCCACGGGCGTCGCGGCCGCGTTCGCGGTGCTGCTGCTGCCGTTCACGATCGTCGGGCCGTGGGCCGGGGTCCTGCTGGACCGGTGGCGGCGCCGGCAGGTGCTGCTGTACGGCAACCTCGTGCGGGTCGCCCTGACGCTCGTCATCGCGACGATCATGCTGACCAGCGGCGTCGGGCCCGCGGTGTACGTCCTGGCGCTGGTGACGCTGTCGGTCAACCGGTTCCTGCTCGCGGCGCTGTCCGCGTCGCTGCCGAAGGTCGTCGACGGCCCGCTGCTGCTGACCGCGAACTCGCTGACCCCGACGCTCGGGGCCGCCGCTGCGGGCGTCGGCGGGGCGCTCGGCTTCGTGCTGGGGCTGCTGCTGCCCACGGGCCGGGTGCGCGACGCGGCCTGCCTGCTGGTCGCCGCCGCCGTCATGGGCTGCGCGTCGGCGCTGGCCACGCGGCTGGCGCCGGACCAGCTCGGCCCGGACCAGCGTGCCGCCGGCTCCGACGTGCGCGCCGCGCTCGGCGAGCTGGCCCGCGGGCTCGTCGCGGGGGCCCGGTACCTGGTGGCGCGCCGCACGCCGGCGTACGCGCTGGGCATCATGGCGCTGCACCGGTTCTGCTACGGCGCCGTGTTCATCGCCAGCATCCTCATCTCCCGCAACCTGCTCTCCGACCCCGCGGACGCGGCCGCCGGCCTGGCGACGTTCGGCAGCGTGCTGGCCGCGAGCGCCGTCGGGTTCGCGCTCGCGGTGGTCCTGACGCCGGTGCTCAGCCCGCGCGTCGGCCCGCACGTCTGGATCGTGCTGTGCCTGCTGCTCGCCGTGGTCAGCCAGCTCGTCCTCGTCGTGAACGTGTCGCTGCCCGCCGTGCTGCTGGCCGGCGGCGCGCTGGGCCTCGCGGCGCAGGGCGCGAAGATCGCGGTCGACACGATCGTGCAGCACGACACCGCCGACGCGTACCGCGGCCGCGCGTTCTCGCTGTACGACGTCATGTACAACGCCGCGTTCGTCGGCGCCGCGGCGCTCGCCGCCGTCGCGCTGCCGGACACGGGGTGGTCGCCGGTGCTGTTCGCGGCGCTCGCGGCGGTCTACCTGGCCGGTGCGATCACGTTCGCCCGCGGACCGCGGACGCCGGCGGTCGTCGAGGCACCCGTGGTCGGTGCCCCCACATGA